The following proteins are co-located in the Telopea speciosissima isolate NSW1024214 ecotype Mountain lineage chromosome 9, Tspe_v1, whole genome shotgun sequence genome:
- the LOC122639329 gene encoding ELMO domain-containing protein B isoform X4, with product MVGSRSWIGALLYRSGIKRHGIDFPLSPLQQEKRLQRLQERLQVPFDETRPDHQEALKALWQVAFPDTHLKGLISDQWKDMGWQGPNPSTDFRGCGFVSLENLLFFGRTYPASFHRLLFKRDGKRATWEYPFAVAGINVSFMLIQMLDLYAAKPRCLPGINFVKILSEDEEAFDVLYCIAFEMMDAQWLAMRASYMEFNEVLQVTRTQLERELSLEDVHRIQDLPAYNLLYQ from the exons ATGGTTGGATCAAGATCATGGATAGGAGCACTCCTTTATCGTTCAGGCATTAAGCGACATGGAATTGACTTTCCTTTGAGCCCTCTTCAG CAGGAGAAAAGACTGCAACGGCTTCAAGAACGATTGCAAGTGCCTTTTGATGAGACTCGACCAGATCATCAA GAAGCTCTCAAAGCATTGTGGCAGGTTGCTTTTCCAGATACTCATCTTAAAGGTTTGATCTCCGATCAGTGGAAAGACATGGGGTGGCAAGGTCCTAATCCATCTACTGACTTTAG gGGATGTGGATTTGTTTCACTAGAGAATTTACTGTTTTTCGGGAGGACATATCCG GCTTCTTTTCATAGGTTACTATTCAAACGGGATGGCAAGCGAGCCACTTGGGAATACCCATTTGCTGTTGCAGGCATTAATGTGTCATTTATGTTGATTCAGATGTTGGATTTGTACGCAG CAAAACCCAGATGTCTCCCGGGAATAAATTTTGTGAAAATCTTATCAG aagatgaagaagcctTCGATGTACTATATTGTATAGCATTTGAAATGATGGATGCTCAATGGCTTGCTATGCGTGCGTCATACATGGAGTTTaat GAGGTATTACAAGTAACAAGGACCCAATTGGAGAGGGAACTGTCTTTAGAGGATGTACATCGAATTCAAGATTTACCAGCTTACAACCTCTTATACCAATAG
- the LOC122639329 gene encoding ELMO domain-containing protein B isoform X2 gives MRLRRRQCIPSCASLRRVDEDESYWRRKGRHEEVAWAHNFAHVISHSAQCFSNAMVGSRSWIGALLYRSGIKRHGIDFPLSPLQEKRLQRLQERLQVPFDETRPDHQEALKALWQVAFPDTHLKGLISDQWKDMGWQGPNPSTDFRGCGFVSLENLLFFGRTYPASFHRLLFKRDGKRATWEYPFAVAGINVSFMLIQMLDLYAAKPRCLPGINFVKILSEDEEAFDVLYCIAFEMMDAQWLAMRASYMEFNEVLQVTRTQLERELSLEDVHRIQDLPAYNLLYQ, from the exons ATGAGATTGAGGCGTCGCCAATGCATTCCATCCTGCGCTTCTCTTCGCAGG GTTGATGAGGATGAAAGTTATTGGAGGCGAAAGGGCAGACATGAAGAGGTGGCATGGGCACATAATTTTGCTCATGTAATATCACATTCAGCTCAATGTTTTT CTAATGCTATGGTTGGATCAAGATCATGGATAGGAGCACTCCTTTATCGTTCAGGCATTAAGCGACATGGAATTGACTTTCCTTTGAGCCCTCTTCAG GAGAAAAGACTGCAACGGCTTCAAGAACGATTGCAAGTGCCTTTTGATGAGACTCGACCAGATCATCAA GAAGCTCTCAAAGCATTGTGGCAGGTTGCTTTTCCAGATACTCATCTTAAAGGTTTGATCTCCGATCAGTGGAAAGACATGGGGTGGCAAGGTCCTAATCCATCTACTGACTTTAG gGGATGTGGATTTGTTTCACTAGAGAATTTACTGTTTTTCGGGAGGACATATCCG GCTTCTTTTCATAGGTTACTATTCAAACGGGATGGCAAGCGAGCCACTTGGGAATACCCATTTGCTGTTGCAGGCATTAATGTGTCATTTATGTTGATTCAGATGTTGGATTTGTACGCAG CAAAACCCAGATGTCTCCCGGGAATAAATTTTGTGAAAATCTTATCAG aagatgaagaagcctTCGATGTACTATATTGTATAGCATTTGAAATGATGGATGCTCAATGGCTTGCTATGCGTGCGTCATACATGGAGTTTaat GAGGTATTACAAGTAACAAGGACCCAATTGGAGAGGGAACTGTCTTTAGAGGATGTACATCGAATTCAAGATTTACCAGCTTACAACCTCTTATACCAATAG
- the LOC122639329 gene encoding ELMO domain-containing protein C isoform X3: MRLRRRQCIPSCASLRRVDEDESYWRRKGRHEEVAWAHNFAHVISHSAQCFSNAMVGSRSWIGALLYRSGIKRHGIDFPLSPLQQEKRLQRLQERLQVPFDETRPDHQEALKALWQVAFPDTHLKGLISDQWKDMGWQGPNPSTDFRLLFKRDGKRATWEYPFAVAGINVSFMLIQMLDLYAAKPRCLPGINFVKILSEDEEAFDVLYCIAFEMMDAQWLAMRASYMEFNEVLQVTRTQLERELSLEDVHRIQDLPAYNLLYQ, translated from the exons ATGAGATTGAGGCGTCGCCAATGCATTCCATCCTGCGCTTCTCTTCGCAGG GTTGATGAGGATGAAAGTTATTGGAGGCGAAAGGGCAGACATGAAGAGGTGGCATGGGCACATAATTTTGCTCATGTAATATCACATTCAGCTCAATGTTTTT CTAATGCTATGGTTGGATCAAGATCATGGATAGGAGCACTCCTTTATCGTTCAGGCATTAAGCGACATGGAATTGACTTTCCTTTGAGCCCTCTTCAG CAGGAGAAAAGACTGCAACGGCTTCAAGAACGATTGCAAGTGCCTTTTGATGAGACTCGACCAGATCATCAA GAAGCTCTCAAAGCATTGTGGCAGGTTGCTTTTCCAGATACTCATCTTAAAGGTTTGATCTCCGATCAGTGGAAAGACATGGGGTGGCAAGGTCCTAATCCATCTACTGACTTTAG GTTACTATTCAAACGGGATGGCAAGCGAGCCACTTGGGAATACCCATTTGCTGTTGCAGGCATTAATGTGTCATTTATGTTGATTCAGATGTTGGATTTGTACGCAG CAAAACCCAGATGTCTCCCGGGAATAAATTTTGTGAAAATCTTATCAG aagatgaagaagcctTCGATGTACTATATTGTATAGCATTTGAAATGATGGATGCTCAATGGCTTGCTATGCGTGCGTCATACATGGAGTTTaat GAGGTATTACAAGTAACAAGGACCCAATTGGAGAGGGAACTGTCTTTAGAGGATGTACATCGAATTCAAGATTTACCAGCTTACAACCTCTTATACCAATAG
- the LOC122639329 gene encoding ELMO domain-containing protein B isoform X1 encodes MRLRRRQCIPSCASLRRVDEDESYWRRKGRHEEVAWAHNFAHVISHSAQCFSNAMVGSRSWIGALLYRSGIKRHGIDFPLSPLQQEKRLQRLQERLQVPFDETRPDHQEALKALWQVAFPDTHLKGLISDQWKDMGWQGPNPSTDFRGCGFVSLENLLFFGRTYPASFHRLLFKRDGKRATWEYPFAVAGINVSFMLIQMLDLYAAKPRCLPGINFVKILSEDEEAFDVLYCIAFEMMDAQWLAMRASYMEFNEVLQVTRTQLERELSLEDVHRIQDLPAYNLLYQ; translated from the exons ATGAGATTGAGGCGTCGCCAATGCATTCCATCCTGCGCTTCTCTTCGCAGG GTTGATGAGGATGAAAGTTATTGGAGGCGAAAGGGCAGACATGAAGAGGTGGCATGGGCACATAATTTTGCTCATGTAATATCACATTCAGCTCAATGTTTTT CTAATGCTATGGTTGGATCAAGATCATGGATAGGAGCACTCCTTTATCGTTCAGGCATTAAGCGACATGGAATTGACTTTCCTTTGAGCCCTCTTCAG CAGGAGAAAAGACTGCAACGGCTTCAAGAACGATTGCAAGTGCCTTTTGATGAGACTCGACCAGATCATCAA GAAGCTCTCAAAGCATTGTGGCAGGTTGCTTTTCCAGATACTCATCTTAAAGGTTTGATCTCCGATCAGTGGAAAGACATGGGGTGGCAAGGTCCTAATCCATCTACTGACTTTAG gGGATGTGGATTTGTTTCACTAGAGAATTTACTGTTTTTCGGGAGGACATATCCG GCTTCTTTTCATAGGTTACTATTCAAACGGGATGGCAAGCGAGCCACTTGGGAATACCCATTTGCTGTTGCAGGCATTAATGTGTCATTTATGTTGATTCAGATGTTGGATTTGTACGCAG CAAAACCCAGATGTCTCCCGGGAATAAATTTTGTGAAAATCTTATCAG aagatgaagaagcctTCGATGTACTATATTGTATAGCATTTGAAATGATGGATGCTCAATGGCTTGCTATGCGTGCGTCATACATGGAGTTTaat GAGGTATTACAAGTAACAAGGACCCAATTGGAGAGGGAACTGTCTTTAGAGGATGTACATCGAATTCAAGATTTACCAGCTTACAACCTCTTATACCAATAG